Within Rhododendron vialii isolate Sample 1 chromosome 12a, ASM3025357v1, the genomic segment acactgaataattttgaagggCCCCAGAGATTTTTGGCGATCCCGTGACCTTTTACTCCTCCTTTTCGTTTGTTTTGCTTAagtataaaatgtcttattggATTTAAAATTGGTCTCTAAAACAACACATTTATACTAGGTCTTAAAAATAAATGGGGaccctatttttttgacatttttgggggcttaaggcccacgcctcttgggccttagcccaaaGCCGGCAGTGGATACAACATGAACGGCTTAGAATACAGATCACCAAATacaaatgtgtgtgtgtgtgtgtgtgtgtgtatatatatatataagggcttccccttttctttcctttctcgaccacatttcgatgatccgagttgttcaatatgttcagaacgtgattttaaagatacttacaagaaatcagcaaaaaaaaaaagaccggaaaggacttaatttgagcagtttttattgaaccgttcaaaaaaatacaaacaaaaactgctctgaTCAAGCCATtttcagtctttttttttgctgatttctaaagggtatctttaaaatcacgttctgaacacattgagcagctcggatcatcgcaaattggtcgggaaagggacatccttaccgtaatacggtaacggcgtccttataagaagatttgtgtgtatatatcacAAGTACatttaaaattacgttctgaacacattgagtggctcggatcatcgcaaattggtcgggaaaggggcgtccttaccgtaatacgataagtgcgcccttataagaagatttttgtgtatatataagattttaagggtatccgcgagaaatcagcaaaaaaaaaaaagaccgaaaaaagcttaatccaagcagtttttgtttggattttatcgaacggttcaaataaaaactgttcaaatcaagcccttcccggtcatttttttttttttgctgatttctcgcagttACTTTGATTTCTCGCAgttacttttaaaatcacgtcttgaacacattgagtggctctgatcgtcaaaatttgatcgaaaagaGGACGTCcgtattttatttaaaataagggcgcccttacctaaaggggactctctctctctctctctctctctctctctctctctctatatatatatatatatatatatatatatgtatatatatatatatgtatatatatatatatgtatatatatatatatgtatatatacagaGCAGTTTCGGGGACCCCTAAAAAATTTTCTAAACCcccccaaatcttaatctcatagttcccgatcaaattttgatgatccaagccgcttaATGTGGTTAGAGCGTGATTTTAAAGATGTCcgtgagaaattggcaaaaaaaataactgggaagggcttgatttgagcagttttttattgaaccgttcaataaaattcaataaaaaactgttcggatgaaacctttcctggtcattttttttactgatttctcgcgcgtactcttaaaatcacgttctggtTATATTGAGTGgcctcggatcatcaaaattcgatcaggaactttgaggggtttttttagaggtttttttagggGTCCCtggaaccgtcccgatataatcagcaaaaaaaatgaccggaaaatgttttatctgaacagttttttattgaacttttaCTACCCTAATTTCTAGAACAATTAAGACAATGAAGAAACTGGAAATTaagtattactccctccgtccctttttaagtgtcctgtttcgtaactccaacttattaaaaagacatcatcattatacctttcacatcaactttttcctccatttttcctatttacccatcatcattacacttttactcactaacttttcaaagtggaatctacttttaggggcaaaatggagaattcaccaacttttacccactaactttacaaaacggacacttattaagggacagcccaaaatgaaatactggactataaaatagggacggagggagtatagtTTACAATGTTGACCATAGCATATCTAGCAAATTTTAATGATGGGAAATGATTTTAGGAGAATGTCAGCTGGTTCTTAATTAGGATATTTAAAGCTAGATCTTTTTCTTAAAGTTAAGGCAAGTTTTCTTGATTCCCCTGAAGCAAGAAAGTCACCAGTCTATTTATCTTATCTTTTGTAAAACAGTAAGTATATGTATAGTAATTAATTACGTGCATTATTTATGGTGCTctcctttttggaaaaaaacagtTTCAGAAAAATCTCTGTCAACAGCTTATATTCCTTTCACCTCTCTCAGACCTTTTTTCCCCACTTGGAggagaaattaaagaaattaaaCTTCAAATTAACTTTTCCTCAGATGCATTTTTCCACAAGAAAGTAACAGCAACTACAAGTGTACGTAGGTGGATAAATTAATACATGTACATAAAAGTAACAGCTAGAATGTCAGAATCTAAACATATTGTATGTGTAATCGGTTGGTACGTACGTTGCTTGTGTCCGCATAAACATACAATACAACTGCATGTACAGCAAATACATGTAAAGCAAATCAGCATAGCTACCTTTCTTCACTTATGGGTAACCTACGAATGGTAGACATTACCTCTgcataaattaataaaataattacttaaatAAAACGAAATGAGAACAATAAAAGTAgcatatttattatatatatagatagatagatagatagatagatagtcGTATGGGTTAATTCTCTCTCGATCTCCAACATATCTATATATTACCCTAATTTTAAATTTGGTTGGAAGGTGATCGAGTTTTTGCTCCTTGGCGCAGGCTTTTTCAATGCCAATCCAATGCACTTTCTATCATAAACCACTCCAAAGTTTAACAATATCACTTTGTACATATATAGTCAGGTTAGAAATTAAGGAAAATCCAAGATTTCGAGAAAGTCCACTGTATATGGGTATATGCTTGCAAAATTTTACTATTATCCATTCAGGAAGTGctataatacacaccccttattttgTGGTGGGATTTCAAAGCGTAAATGAAAAGCAATTAAAAATATAATGGCAATTTATAAAGAGTTTATAGTAATATAGTAATTTTTTAGCGTGGAACCTCAAAGTTGAGAGGGTGAGTAATATGATGGCGAATTCCTCCGAGTAATGTACTCTAACTTATTGTTCCCATCGAATTAATAGTTCAAAGATTTATGCTTATACATATACGAAACGCCCGTGTTAACTCTGTACATGTACGTCACAAATTGTACCCTTTTTAGGAATCCGATGTCTCATTTGTCTAGTCGTAGCTGGTAATTAAGAGGAAAGGAAAGCGAAAAGCATGGTCAGCTCTGGGCTAAGgcccagggccggccctagggtaagccccgcaagccttCGGGATTGGATAACCCCCAGGctggggcaaccaaaaaaaaaaaattgtaagttaggtataaataaatataaaaaagtttTCCATTACTAGCACAAAGAGTATGTTTGGTGCTTTGGCCGCTAGGATGTTGTCATTGTTTTGGACAACCCAAGTTCGGTTCCCACGAGCTGCAGCCGCCTCATCGTTTATTTGTTACCCCATTTTTGTTCTATTCTCACGCCTAAATTCAATTCCCACACCTCCCAACCTCATCTTCTCTAtattactccattttttttctaccactttttcttttcctcctaatccacaatattacaaaaatcaaattactaaattatcttgttgaaaatttgtgatttaacaaacaaaatagtGGAGTAATGTATAAGTGATATGTTGTTACATTTGATTAAAAGAAAAGTCATAGTTAAAATAAATCGAGCAAGCTAATTATATGGTTATTGTTTTTACCTCCGAACTACCATTTCACAAGTGAGATCAAATAGATTGACTATGaactcaattgaaaatgaggcaCCGTTCTACTAAGAGCATTTTTGGCCATTTAAgactttttaaactttttatgtttttcgAGGTAGATGTTTTCGtcacatatatcaactaaaaagcccaaaaaaacaaataatcaaaagttagcAGCATGGACTCCAAACTCTTAGATAAGTGAAGTACAATGACTTAACTgacaaaaaaatgcaaggagaacTCATTTTCTTCGGATTTGATGGTGTTAATTATAAAGCACAATAACATTTtgatgttgaaatttttttttttaatgttattcAAGCTCAATGAACAATGTAACATtgatgggtatttttttttttggttactcgtattgttttttttttaattttgcatcaCATAATATTAAGTAGGCAACACAATATGAAGTTGGGTTTGGGCAACTCAAATGTTGGGGCCGGCACTGCTAAGGCCCATGAGGCGCAAGCCTTAAGCCTCCCCAAAATGTCCAAAAACTAGGGTCTCCACTTGTTGTTAGCACCTAGTATATAAGTGTTGCTATAGGCCCCATTTTTAACCCATGAATATGTTTCACATGAAGCCCAATGGCCCAGTAAAAATAGaacgaaggaaaaaaaacaaaaagcaagaaTAAAGTTGGATCACGGGACGTCGAGATCGAAGATCtgtggaaaaattattcaatgtggTGAGTGCATCATTAacataaatgcatttttttctcttaaacGATAATTTTCATTGCAAATAAACCCAACGAACTGATAAAGAAGGAATTATATGTTAAGTGATCGGATATTAAGAGCCTCATTTTCGAATATCGTCTTAGGCTTCGGAAATTTTAGAGCCAACCCTGGcgaaaaagaaagggttttttttttttttttgttgattttcaaCGTCAGCCtcgtcacacacacacacgacacGAGTGAAGCTTCCTCTAAAGTAGGAGTCCAAAAGCAAGCCCTTCCCTAGAACGGAAAAGCAAAGATGATGATGATTCGGCCATGTGAAGAAGAAAAGAGCccacctctctcttttttttgtctaaggGAGGCTTTTGTGTTTTTGGTCTTGGAAGAAAAGCAATAGAGCCCTACTTACATATATATCCAGATCTTCAATACTGGGCCACTTTTTGGTATAAGTTGCTGGGCTTCAACTTTGCCCATCCGTAAGAGAGTCTGCCGTTTGTACTTTGCATATATAGGATAGGAGGATCATGCCCCAATACCACATTACATTGGGACATCATAGAAAAATTGCCAATTCGCCAGCTCAACTACAAAACCAGGTCTACTATAAAACCAGCTAACAACTGCCACGTCACCTGTGGTCAACCAACTCTAGGTCAGGTGCGTATCAAAACTAGAAACATATCCTAGATTCAACAACAAATATGGAGTATTCAAAAgatgagaagaagaaaaaagaacggGATGACAGATACAATGAAAGCAGTCAGTCAGTAAGTCAAAACAATTGCTTGGATTTTACATAACTCAATGCCGTGACGTTGACATAAACAATTGCTCTCAAACCAAtggatgttttcttttttatgacggaaaatttttgtttggattttacACATCATCCATCAGATACCCAACAGAAGCACGCGCACCCATGCACTCAACCAAAAATTTTCCCTGGTTCGACTTGTCGCCAACATCCCCATACAAGTGAAATCAATATATAACCTAGAACATACTAAAATAagacaataaataaatacagaAACAAGCTCTagtaaaagaaattaaagttCTGTTcaaaaacagggaaaaaaaaaactaaacaagaaggGGTATTGAAGAATAGAAGTAAGCTACACTTAATAAAACAGAACATTAATTTGTCAATAACACGTCGCTAAAGAAGTTTACAGACAAACAGAAAGTCGTTTGTAGTCCAGAGTCCAGAGGCCAAACACACTACAGCATGAAAAATTACAACATCCGACTATTTTATTCTACAAAATTACTAACATGTCACAATCTTCTGCTAGCTTCTTCTAACTATAAATATACACaccattttgtttttcctttgtttcaaaaccaaaaaatggaaaaagtaaaaatgtaGCAACTTCATTCCCCAAGTCCCTTTCTACGAGACTCAGCTCTCACTCAAGTTATGGGATGAAAAAAATATCACTCCCATTGTTCATATACACTGAGTCATGAACCGTGAGTGCCATCGAAACCCCCTTGACCATTTTGCCTTCTTTTTTCCCGCCAATTCTCTCCCCACATCTTGGCCTCTGCAACAGCTCTTTCCCTATCCAGGCCCCTGGTCGACATCTTTACAGCTTCTTTTGGGGAGTCATCTCTATCAGATCCTTCAAAGTCAAATTTGCGCCCAGACCCTCCTCTGTCTTCGTTCTTTGAAACCCTTCCTAGACCTCTCTcatctttatttcttttctcatcTTTATCCCCGGGCAACCTGGTGTTTGGGTCATAAGGCTGGTTCACCAAATAAGAGAGGGCAGTCACGACATCTCCGATTAGAGGGCGAGCAGGAGCCTGTTCTTGGATGCACATAGATGCAACAGCTAGAGCTTGGTAGAGCCCCCTCATTGGATACCGACCCTGCAGTCGTGGATCCGccaatttggaaaattttcgGCGGTCATTGAACAATGGTCGAGCCTGCAATAATGGGAAACTCACCTCTGGTTAATTATTGCAAAAGTATTAACAGTGATATGCGTAGACACATGAGACATGATAAAAGAATCTCCAGGTACTTCAAAATTTATGATCATAAAGTGTTACTTTGCATTTTGAAGTAAGATTTTACAGTGCATTCCACTCTCCAGTGGACTATTTAAACTTCATTTTTATAATTGCATCTCGTGTTCTGCTACCTTGCTAGACTCTACAGATACCAAAATGATTTTTCGGAGTATGATTCTCGTGACTAAGAAGAATAGTTGATTAGGCAACTAAATTCTAGAATGATCGAGTAATTACCCATGCGATCAGGTTATGTTCTCCTTGGGGTCGGGAGCTGTCAATGGCTTTGCGTCCAGTAATAAGCTCTAAGAACACTACCCCAAAACTGTAAACATCAGATTTCACTGTCAGTTGTCCAGTCATGGCATACTCGGGAGCACAATAACCATAGGTGCCCATGACCCTGGTGGAAACATGTGACTTATCTCCTGTGGGACCAAGCTTTGCAAGTCCAAAGTCAGAAAGCTTTGGGTGATAACCTTCGTCCAATAATACATTTGATGACTTGAAGTCCCTATAAATTACTGGAGGGTTTGCTTTATCATGAAGATATTCCAAACCTTGGGCTGCACCGGCTGCTATCTTCATCCTCGTGTTCCAATCTAGTGGTTCTTTATCTGGTGGAAGATCTGCACAAAGGTCATTTTTAAGTATTAGCAATTTTTCTATGAGTACTACACCAACTTGCTTAAGAGAACATGTTCCAGATACTGGATAACAGAGAAAGCGTAAAAATGCCTAAAGTTAGTATAGTACTCTATGTCATAAGTCACAAGGTAATCAAAGTACCCAATCAAACTTTATCAAGTTCAGATACCTTGGGCACAGCTTGATCTTACAAATGCACCAAAAACATGCATTAGcctatttttcaaaatgctGCACTAGCCCATTTACCCCTTACAAGTTTTCATATTTCATGCAAGTGTTGGGAGATAAAAGGGTAATAAAGTAACCCCAAGCAGCTATTAACAGAATACACCAAGAcaaggatgatgatgatgatgatgataataataataataataatacaaccATCAGCTGAAATGGAGGACTTGATGCTCAACAAGCATCATTTCTAAGGCTCTTCCCAATAAATCTACATATATGGAGATCACGAAATACATAGAGACCAATTGATTAGAAACACATAACAAGGATTGCAAAGAAAAAGATGCATCAACTGGTCCATGTATCACGAAGTTCAGTATAAATGAAACCGTGCCGATGACACCAATTTGCTAtcatagaaaagaaaagggaaagcaGTCGTGCACTTCTGCACACATCCATAGCAATTTTGGTCTTATTAAAACCCATGTATGGAAGAACCCTTCTCTCAAAAAGTACGGTATTTTATCTgcaatatttggataaaaatactAAGCAACATACACTGGAAATTTGAGGAAATAGCCTTGCTTTAGAACAAGACTCTTAACTTTTTCTAGCAACTCTGTTTACACCTTTTTGCTCACCACAAGTGCAATAAACCACTCCTTCTCCAAAGACCATAGTGCCTGAACCATCTAAGCGGCTACCTAAGATTTTGTGATGGTTCACTCGTTTCTTGTTTCTAATTTCTTATTTtcagttatttatttatttctcatTTGAGACACTAATCAAACACTCTTCTTgcagctgttcaaaaaaaaattccattaaaaaaaacactGCAGGGCTCTTAACCTAAAAGTATCCAAACCCCACCCCACCAAAATATCACATTAAGGCTCACTGGATTCTTGAAACTATTTCTTCAGATCTCATCTTTCCTGATCAGAATCACTTATCTATTGCCACTCAAGTTCCTCCTTTCCAGTTGTACAACATGGTCATCACTCCTAGCTAGTTTCATTACTTGACCATGTTGCTTTACAAATAGATATGTTCTTCAATTCTCGAAATCTAGCATTCAACTCTTGTTATATTGTTCCCAGCCAAAAAATGCTGACCTAGAGCATAAGTGACTTCAGAGGTTTCTATTATGATCATAACTTGCACTTGATGTAACAAATAactgaaatgaaaagaaaatcagaaTTTTATAAACCGACAGTGCACAGTGAACAGATACCATGAAGATGATCTTCTAACGATCCCAATGGCATGAATTCATAGACAAGAAGACGCTGGTCCCCATCAGCGCAGTACCCAATCAAATTCACAAGATTAGAATGGTGTAAAAGGCTAAGCATTAGAACCTCCACGAGAAATTCCCTGTTACCCTGAAGCCCGTTTCTGTCCAATTGTTTCACAGCAACAACCTGTAAAAGATAGGCACATTTATAAGGAAAAACACATCAGGAGCAACAGAAAAAGGCAAAGGAACGTTTACCTCTTAAAGACCAAGCAATCAAAACAAGTAGCTAGTAATACATTTCCAAGGGAAAGCTATAACGAAAAAATTATAGGCTATAAAGCGCAGAAGGGTGAATTTAGCGCTTTCATATATTCTCAAGAATTCACTTTTAcagtagccgaccccaattgatggGGATGTACGGCtcaatttggtttgattttgtttggtttcacCCTTGCACAAAGCACGTGTGATATACTGCAGACAATGAAAACTTTTTAGCCTTATTTGATTGACTAGACTCTAAGTGAGAGTATACGTAGTCCCACAGGGTTAGTAATCTCCTAGGACTAATAGTGAAGGGCGACTACTATCGTATCCCAATGTTTTGGTCTATGTACATGAGTACATCTAATGCCTCTAATATCGAGAATGTGGTCCCCTCACATTTATGGTCCAATCCCACGTCTAGTCTGGTCAATCAACTGGGCCGTCCAAGAACTTGAACAGAATGCCTCACTCACAACACTTGCCTCACACATTTAAGGCTGCAGTTTGACTGTACTACTAGTGAAACAATATAATCCTACAGGATCTATATTCACGTTGGACTAATAGGGAGGGGACTACACACCATATCCCGACTGTTCTGTGGATTTCATACTTGACGGATGTAGATGTTCTAACCAAACATATTTGCTGTCTTCTTGGATTCATAATACTCCTTGTGCTCTAATTGAGGCAAACAAACAGGGCCTGACGATAACACCCCAGAGAGTCAGGCAACTCATACTCAGTGAGTCACCCCTCTTGGGGTCTTTCTTACCTTGACATGCACAAGGAATGCTCATACTGGTACACTAACAGCGGACACCAAGTCATTGTGCATCTAATATCTCCAATAGAGGAGTTGAAGAAATCTTATCAACCACAAATTCATTAAGCAATACCTACACAAAATCTAGAGAAATATCTAAGTGGGAAAATGTTCTAAGCAAACCCAAAGAGAGAAAGTCACCATTAATTTCACAACACAGAAGACATGATGCATTCGTAAGATCCTGACATTTTAATTTCCTTC encodes:
- the LOC131310848 gene encoding serine/threonine-protein kinase PBS1-like isoform X2; protein product: MLSLLHHSNLVNLIGYCADGDQRLLVYEFMPLGSLEDHLHDLPPDKEPLDWNTRMKIAAGAAQGLEYLHDKANPPVIYRDFKSSNVLLDEGYHPKLSDFGLAKLGPTGDKSHVSTRVMGTYGYCAPEYAMTGQLTVKSDVYSFGVVFLELITGRKAIDSSRPQGEHNLIAWARPLFNDRRKFSKLADPRLQGRYPMRGLYQALAVASMCIQEQAPARPLIGDVVTALSYLVNQPYDPNTRLPGDKDEKRNKDERGLGRVSKNEDRGGSGRKFDFEGSDRDDSPKEAVKMSTRGLDRERAVAEAKMWGENWREKRRQNGQGGFDGTHGS
- the LOC131310848 gene encoding serine/threonine-protein kinase PBS1-like isoform X1; this encodes MGCFPCFDSREEGKLIPDKQKDHRRDIHPSNISRLACGADRLRSRSNTGSAKELPILKDAPAVNIAAQTFTFRELATATQNFRPECFIGEGGFGSVYKGRLESTGQVVAVKQLDRNGLQGNREFLVEVLMLSLLHHSNLVNLIGYCADGDQRLLVYEFMPLGSLEDHLHDLPPDKEPLDWNTRMKIAAGAAQGLEYLHDKANPPVIYRDFKSSNVLLDEGYHPKLSDFGLAKLGPTGDKSHVSTRVMGTYGYCAPEYAMTGQLTVKSDVYSFGVVFLELITGRKAIDSSRPQGEHNLIAWARPLFNDRRKFSKLADPRLQGRYPMRGLYQALAVASMCIQEQAPARPLIGDVVTALSYLVNQPYDPNTRLPGDKDEKRNKDERGLGRVSKNEDRGGSGRKFDFEGSDRDDSPKEAVKMSTRGLDRERAVAEAKMWGENWREKRRQNGQGGFDGTHGS